One stretch of Pseudobacteriovorax antillogorgiicola DNA includes these proteins:
- a CDS encoding alpha-amylase family glycosyl hydrolase, whose product MIMRLLPALLVPLFSNCSNEESEKVSPQNAELCVNQSACEGNQAVPTPNPSVPKAFGFRDASRSFVLGETAPKSIPQKVNIGLKDQINNSAIVEKEGVAEIKTLYGVDRSIDWTHLAAIKAQTTSNPPKNPDIILQAFNMSYEYILENLPQIHEAGYSMIQISPPQRSLDKYGIWWEAYQPIDHRSFNSKYGREDELRQLIREAHARGIRVIADTILNHMADPLRLGVDDVLHYNDLYKPEHFINYDLFLDRLEFNFLAATSFIDEIDFFLSPERALSRRFDDFVAQQGLPRVSPYNLRSRRSLEALFVRQELPWLYYDLKRLAASKGTDIREINGNLYCSTDANEYQECRFNEAFAKSWTQLFGNSALIVRNYYFELTADSHPIYENEWDNSEKVLIKWYPGLPSLNTSHNFVIESHVDLLEKMLRLGIDGFRLDAVKHIPDTYFAELIERLGERLTADNQQVDGEWLTEKKLYVYGEMATSKVDIANAYRERMDITDFFLLDTFMYHTVFNDLVEEYGRGQLNVSVLRRSYLEDEIRSGDNRGWQKKLFPVVDDTEQSWFSLENFDRSIYLNSLKSPIYFARIHDSVVGDMFILKDYQQAMLGHAYFLTATDGRTLVYGSDEHVGINAGADYKEKMVLAALRFRRETSGEIYSDRYQSEDYCTSCNPEETLFVDRGSKGLSILHFGNKDLEIDAIHAKSLEMGSCYVELMSGRRFMVNSREQLERLGDTRITLPARSAAFILEADCRDDELIPGSDSSVKPPPSSNQPPVFLRTSFNNWSADDAYRFKPTMDSSCQSLETMMPAGTHALKIADEHYELDLGLEKSGTISLDSDTPLSLHSYAITGDRPANIELDLMAATRLSLIVCDIDAAPTLTVTIL is encoded by the coding sequence ATGATAATGAGGCTCTTACCTGCCCTACTTGTGCCCTTGTTTAGCAACTGTAGCAATGAAGAATCAGAAAAAGTGAGCCCGCAAAACGCCGAGCTTTGCGTCAACCAAAGTGCTTGTGAAGGTAATCAAGCAGTACCAACACCAAACCCCAGTGTTCCCAAAGCATTCGGCTTTCGAGATGCTAGTCGATCCTTCGTCTTAGGAGAGACCGCCCCTAAAAGTATTCCTCAAAAAGTGAACATAGGCCTGAAGGACCAGATTAATAATTCAGCTATCGTAGAAAAGGAAGGTGTTGCAGAGATTAAAACGCTCTACGGTGTAGATCGTAGCATCGACTGGACACACTTGGCTGCGATCAAGGCTCAAACAACCAGCAATCCGCCCAAAAACCCTGACATCATTTTACAAGCCTTCAACATGAGCTACGAATACATCTTAGAAAACCTGCCTCAAATTCATGAGGCAGGATACTCGATGATTCAAATATCGCCCCCGCAACGATCATTAGATAAATACGGCATCTGGTGGGAGGCTTACCAGCCTATTGACCATCGTAGTTTTAATAGCAAATATGGTCGTGAGGATGAGCTCCGTCAACTCATTAGGGAGGCGCACGCTCGGGGTATACGCGTGATTGCTGACACTATCCTGAATCATATGGCTGATCCATTGCGTCTGGGGGTTGATGATGTCCTTCACTATAATGACTTATACAAGCCAGAACACTTTATCAACTATGATCTCTTTTTAGACCGTCTTGAATTTAACTTTTTAGCAGCGACAAGCTTCATTGATGAGATAGATTTCTTCCTTTCCCCCGAACGGGCTCTCAGCCGTCGTTTCGATGATTTTGTTGCGCAACAAGGGCTTCCCCGAGTGAGCCCGTACAACCTAAGATCCAGACGCTCGTTGGAAGCACTTTTTGTTCGGCAAGAGCTACCATGGCTTTACTATGACCTTAAGCGCCTCGCCGCAAGTAAAGGAACAGATATTAGGGAAATCAATGGCAACCTCTACTGCAGCACTGATGCAAACGAATACCAAGAATGTCGATTCAATGAAGCATTTGCCAAGTCTTGGACACAGTTGTTTGGTAACAGCGCTTTGATCGTTCGTAACTACTACTTCGAACTCACAGCAGATAGCCACCCGATCTACGAAAATGAATGGGATAACAGTGAAAAAGTACTTATCAAATGGTATCCAGGACTTCCGTCTCTTAACACCTCTCATAACTTCGTAATCGAATCTCATGTAGACCTACTAGAAAAAATGCTACGTCTTGGTATCGATGGCTTCCGACTGGATGCGGTCAAGCATATTCCAGACACATATTTCGCTGAACTGATCGAGCGTTTAGGAGAACGCCTTACGGCTGACAATCAGCAGGTTGACGGCGAATGGCTCACCGAGAAAAAGTTATATGTTTATGGTGAAATGGCTACTTCTAAGGTTGATATTGCCAATGCCTACCGTGAACGAATGGACATCACCGACTTCTTTCTTCTCGATACCTTTATGTATCACACCGTGTTTAACGATCTAGTTGAAGAATATGGCCGTGGCCAGTTAAATGTTAGCGTACTTCGGCGGTCCTACCTGGAAGATGAAATTCGCTCGGGAGATAACCGCGGCTGGCAGAAGAAGCTATTTCCTGTTGTTGACGATACTGAACAATCATGGTTTAGCCTCGAAAATTTCGATCGCAGCATCTACCTTAATAGTCTGAAGTCACCTATCTACTTCGCCCGCATTCACGACTCTGTTGTCGGTGATATGTTCATTCTTAAAGATTATCAACAGGCCATGCTTGGCCATGCTTACTTTTTAACAGCCACTGACGGCAGGACTCTCGTCTACGGATCTGACGAACACGTTGGTATCAATGCTGGCGCCGACTACAAGGAAAAGATGGTCTTGGCTGCACTTCGTTTCCGCAGAGAGACCTCTGGCGAAATCTACAGTGATCGCTACCAAAGCGAAGACTACTGTACATCATGTAACCCTGAGGAAACACTATTTGTTGATCGAGGCAGCAAAGGCCTAAGCATCTTGCATTTTGGCAATAAAGACCTAGAGATTGATGCAATTCACGCAAAGTCTTTAGAAATGGGATCTTGTTATGTCGAGCTGATGAGCGGTCGTCGTTTCATGGTCAACAGCAGAGAGCAGCTAGAAAGACTTGGAGACACTAGAATTACACTTCCTGCCCGTTCGGCAGCATTCATCCTAGAGGCCGATTGTCGTGATGATGAATTGATCCCAGGCTCTGATTCATCAGTAAAGCCGCCTCCGTCCAGCAACCAACCCCCGGTTTTCCTTCGGACAAGCTTCAACAATTGGAGCGCTGACGATGCCTATCGATTTAAACCCACTATGGACAGCTCGTGCCAGTCTTTAGAAACGATGATGCCGGCGGGAACCCATGCTCTTAAGATTGCTGATGAGCACTACGAACTTGATTTAGGTTTAGAGAAATCAGGCACGATCTCACTCGACAGCGACACCCCCCTAAGTTTGCATTCTTACGCGATAACAGGTGACCGACCCGCAAATATCGAACTCGACCTGATGGCTGCGACACGGCTGTCGCTAATCGTCTGTGATATTGATGCCGCACCAACCCTTACCGTTACCATACTATAA
- a CDS encoding family 49 glycosyl hydrolase — protein MSYTSGMQAFVWLVIALFLPLKSLSAGSTIRTWWHSQSVQTKGPISLWQVRSSSEYEVFVRPTNPSDSKGQPSFVYKSIPRNGEQQLPYGDQDGAEFAVSTNLSMNWTSFQYSADVFVDIRRQKPISPTSLVSIKPSFLNLSYEQIDSHTVRVRVPYRRMGYRISIEFDDDLYWSYSDPSFHGGLLNTAGVGARIHQEPRNALLIFAEDLDSFPAADDVAKNSETYFPLPGLIEPELWQGYRKIVFRTGVYYLAPQSHAFLPPSVTELYLEGGAYVKGSFEFQGREQSYSVSGLGVISGEIYPYEADRKNQYQRSNQGQCHGDCIKLLQFFSSKKPQQLRLEGITLANPPYHSFVVYGDSTSFAMTVSRFKQVGAWYWQTDGLELLDGSSMRHSFFHSNDDVIKLYHSNLRISDIVVWKAENGPVIQMGWVPRAIRNIKVNGIYVIHNRMYWNDQKHNHCLINSARHYLDSGSDNLADSSKTISDVTIDGVIAEGLQLCALRLYLLGNLESLTIKNLFVDAWNDLLYTSQLSLLMPMTNPEGETVRIGSPMQPIGLQLRNYWVAGQRVSLERDNWRYFQIGRLAFQTELSPYWYLD, from the coding sequence ATGAGTTATACAAGTGGCATGCAAGCCTTTGTTTGGCTTGTGATAGCTTTATTTCTTCCACTAAAATCTTTAAGCGCTGGCTCAACAATAAGAACATGGTGGCATTCGCAATCAGTGCAAACCAAAGGCCCTATAAGCCTTTGGCAAGTTCGTAGTTCTTCAGAATACGAGGTTTTTGTTCGCCCTACAAATCCAAGTGATAGCAAAGGTCAGCCATCCTTTGTTTATAAAAGCATCCCACGGAACGGTGAGCAGCAGCTCCCATATGGTGATCAAGATGGGGCAGAGTTTGCTGTAAGTACGAATCTGTCGATGAATTGGACAAGCTTTCAATACAGTGCCGACGTATTTGTAGACATAAGGAGACAGAAGCCTATTAGCCCTACGAGCCTAGTGTCAATCAAACCGTCGTTCCTAAATTTAAGCTATGAACAGATTGACTCTCATACGGTACGGGTTCGAGTTCCTTATCGAAGGATGGGCTATCGTATATCCATAGAGTTCGATGACGACCTCTACTGGAGCTACAGCGACCCATCGTTTCATGGTGGACTCCTCAATACCGCGGGGGTGGGGGCAAGGATTCACCAAGAGCCTCGGAATGCCTTGCTCATCTTCGCCGAGGATCTCGATAGTTTTCCTGCTGCCGATGATGTCGCTAAGAACAGTGAAACATATTTTCCCTTGCCTGGATTGATAGAGCCAGAACTGTGGCAGGGCTATCGAAAGATTGTCTTTCGGACTGGGGTTTACTATCTTGCCCCCCAGAGCCATGCTTTCTTACCCCCCTCTGTGACTGAGCTATATTTGGAAGGAGGAGCATATGTAAAAGGCTCTTTCGAATTTCAAGGTCGCGAGCAATCCTATAGTGTGTCAGGGCTAGGAGTGATTTCAGGTGAGATATACCCCTATGAGGCTGACCGTAAAAATCAATATCAACGCAGCAATCAGGGGCAGTGCCACGGGGATTGCATTAAACTTCTACAGTTTTTTTCGAGTAAGAAGCCGCAGCAGCTCCGCCTCGAAGGCATTACGCTAGCAAACCCACCGTATCACAGCTTCGTCGTCTATGGAGATTCAACGAGCTTTGCTATGACGGTGAGTCGTTTCAAGCAGGTGGGTGCTTGGTATTGGCAAACGGATGGGCTTGAGCTCCTCGATGGCAGTTCGATGAGGCATAGCTTCTTTCACTCTAATGACGATGTTATCAAGCTCTATCATAGCAACTTGCGAATCAGTGATATTGTTGTGTGGAAGGCAGAAAATGGGCCGGTTATACAAATGGGCTGGGTACCACGGGCGATTCGTAACATTAAGGTTAATGGCATTTATGTCATCCACAATCGCATGTATTGGAACGATCAGAAACACAACCATTGCCTCATCAATAGTGCCAGACACTATCTGGACAGTGGGTCTGACAACCTTGCCGATAGCAGCAAGACGATCTCTGATGTGACGATCGATGGAGTTATCGCTGAGGGCCTTCAGCTTTGTGCTTTGCGTCTTTATTTATTGGGTAACCTTGAATCGCTAACTATTAAAAATCTGTTCGTCGATGCCTGGAACGACTTACTTTATACGTCGCAACTCAGCTTACTAATGCCAATGACTAACCCAGAGGGGGAGACTGTCCGTATTGGAAGCCCAATGCAACCTATCGGTTTGCAATTAAGGAATTACTGGGTGGCTGGACAAAGAGTGTCTCTAGAAAGAGACAATTGGCGATATTTCCAGATTGGTCGCCTTGCGTTCCAAACTGAGCTAAGCCCCTATTGGTATCTTGATTAA
- a CDS encoding methyltransferase, with amino-acid sequence MPVVIMPEWNTLSIVAYTVFAMLCLSFGVLESKGLLTLNYSKFRTSHGMSSRLGMFLLYFVPILAADIATFWFVASFDLVKLIIIAAINIHFIKRCLEVLFLHKYSGPINIATVIQIAAAYSLAAFLLAYLNQWSIDRIDGLFLLGMVLFAVGQVSNLYHHKLLADLRTDDNSYKIPTGGLFEFVTAPHYLMELSAWLGVALMSRHLAAYMIFVWTCSYLLARALRTHAWYHEKFADYPDDRRVIVPFIL; translated from the coding sequence ATGCCTGTTGTTATTATGCCGGAGTGGAACACACTAAGTATCGTAGCATACACAGTTTTTGCTATGCTTTGCCTTAGTTTCGGAGTTTTAGAGAGTAAGGGGTTGTTAACTCTGAATTATAGCAAATTTCGGACATCCCACGGGATGAGCAGCCGCTTAGGAATGTTCCTACTATATTTTGTCCCAATCTTGGCAGCAGATATCGCAACGTTTTGGTTTGTTGCGAGCTTTGATCTAGTAAAGCTTATAATTATTGCTGCGATTAATATTCACTTTATCAAGCGATGCCTAGAGGTTTTGTTTTTACACAAGTACTCGGGACCTATTAATATAGCCACGGTCATTCAAATTGCAGCTGCATATTCTCTGGCAGCCTTTCTCTTAGCTTATTTGAACCAATGGTCTATCGATCGAATCGATGGTCTATTTCTATTGGGAATGGTGCTGTTTGCGGTTGGCCAGGTTTCTAATTTGTATCACCACAAGCTTCTTGCTGACTTGAGAACCGATGACAATAGCTATAAGATACCGACGGGTGGCTTGTTCGAATTTGTGACAGCGCCTCACTACCTGATGGAGCTAAGTGCATGGCTCGGCGTTGCATTGATGTCTCGCCATCTTGCCGCTTACATGATTTTCGTGTGGACCTGTAGCTATCTGCTTGCGAGAGCGCTGAGAACCCATGCTTGGTATCATGAAAAATTTGCAGACTATCCCGATGATCGCAGGGTGATTGTACCCTTTATTCTTTAG
- a CDS encoding RNA polymerase sigma factor, whose protein sequence is MKLDSSNQEDVRYLYEKTGPAVLSKIGRMISSSSIAEEILQDTFAKLWMSNLTFAFEGQAFNWIYRTSHNAAIDQIRKSRRHRDEPWEHVESVCQEKNEQILVEVLHDFEKILSQLKDRDAAIYVYQTIDQMTQHEIAEFMDISRATVARSLSSTQNLIAKRKEG, encoded by the coding sequence ATGAAATTAGATAGTTCGAATCAGGAGGATGTTCGCTACCTCTATGAAAAAACGGGGCCAGCCGTGCTCAGTAAGATCGGGCGCATGATTTCGTCATCAAGTATTGCGGAGGAGATATTGCAAGATACCTTCGCCAAGCTTTGGATGTCGAACCTGACATTTGCTTTTGAAGGGCAGGCGTTTAACTGGATCTACAGAACCAGTCATAACGCAGCTATCGATCAAATTAGAAAGTCCCGGCGACATAGAGATGAGCCGTGGGAGCATGTGGAGTCCGTTTGCCAGGAGAAAAATGAGCAGATCTTGGTAGAAGTTCTTCACGATTTTGAGAAAATTTTAAGTCAACTAAAAGACCGCGATGCAGCGATCTATGTTTATCAAACGATTGATCAGATGACTCAGCATGAGATCGCAGAATTTATGGATATTTCTCGTGCCACAGTCGCCCGCTCATTGTCGTCGACCCAAAACCTTATAGCGAAAAGGAAAGAAGGATGA
- a CDS encoding caspase family protein, which translates to MTPQILSLFLLILWIFNTNQIFAAKKNLTFVLAVSSPRSYDKSLPALRYSEKDSERFLSVMRSVGGVQPEHILQVDEPSVEQFREVFKKARSTLQDCPSCQGKFVFYYTGHSDKDGLHLKDGPMPKGELHQLLADVDARSRVAILDSCFAAALSKKGVTRLSSEVFLPVARYDEPSGYVFLAATSDRDYAFESDRLRGSIFTHYLNTGLVGHADSDDDGIVAVNELYSYVYKQMKSETSVVGFDPVQQNPEFVSQLAGKGALAMSFPKRSSGYVRVGEDLGGMLKINRQDGIQHFSISKKLGESQKVQLPIGTYHIIVSNGPMVGSKQIEVAKDQELMVYADNMHWLPRSRWNSMQKKGGSTRDDNHLSFLFALFNQNSQTLDQHTYASFQVPSDHLSIGGRDHSLFYDFFIENQNFEDWKYSSFGIHYGIQYESSFNFFYKPQPLSMSAGIGAKLYRHEERNSWDWWSDSSSKKSQSIADSLFLRVNPHWVLDQYSVGAFINLNHSISSESLKGVNGKINIGMSFSF; encoded by the coding sequence ATGACGCCACAAATATTGAGCTTATTTCTTCTAATCCTCTGGATTTTCAACACAAATCAGATTTTTGCAGCTAAGAAAAATCTTACATTCGTGTTGGCAGTGAGTTCGCCGCGATCCTACGACAAGTCACTTCCTGCCTTACGCTATTCGGAAAAAGATAGCGAGCGATTCCTGAGCGTCATGCGCAGTGTAGGAGGTGTTCAGCCTGAGCACATATTGCAAGTAGATGAGCCCAGCGTGGAACAATTTCGTGAAGTATTCAAAAAAGCCCGCAGCACTCTTCAAGATTGCCCATCATGCCAGGGTAAGTTTGTATTTTACTACACCGGACACTCCGATAAAGACGGTTTGCACTTAAAAGACGGCCCCATGCCAAAAGGAGAGCTGCACCAACTTCTTGCTGATGTTGATGCCCGGTCGAGAGTCGCTATCCTAGATAGTTGTTTTGCAGCAGCCCTTTCTAAAAAGGGAGTCACTAGGTTAAGTTCAGAAGTTTTTCTACCAGTTGCGCGGTACGATGAACCAAGTGGTTATGTATTCCTAGCAGCAACTTCTGATCGAGATTATGCCTTCGAAAGCGATCGACTCCGCGGCAGCATCTTCACTCACTACTTAAATACGGGCCTTGTGGGTCATGCTGATAGCGATGATGATGGCATTGTAGCTGTCAATGAACTCTATTCTTATGTCTACAAACAGATGAAGTCTGAAACAAGTGTTGTCGGCTTCGATCCTGTTCAGCAGAATCCCGAGTTCGTTTCTCAGCTTGCAGGTAAGGGCGCACTAGCTATGTCCTTCCCGAAACGATCATCAGGCTATGTGCGTGTTGGCGAAGACCTAGGAGGAATGCTTAAGATCAATCGCCAGGATGGCATCCAGCACTTTAGCATCAGTAAGAAATTAGGGGAAAGTCAAAAAGTTCAGCTCCCCATTGGAACCTACCATATAATTGTTTCAAACGGCCCCATGGTCGGTAGCAAGCAAATAGAAGTCGCCAAAGACCAAGAGCTGATGGTCTACGCAGACAATATGCATTGGCTACCGCGAAGCCGGTGGAATAGCATGCAAAAGAAAGGTGGTAGCACTCGCGATGACAATCACCTAAGCTTCCTTTTTGCTTTGTTTAATCAGAATAGCCAGACTCTAGACCAACACACCTACGCCTCATTCCAGGTTCCATCTGACCACCTAAGCATCGGCGGCAGAGACCATAGTCTATTTTATGACTTTTTCATCGAAAATCAGAATTTTGAAGATTGGAAGTACAGCTCGTTTGGAATCCATTATGGAATCCAATATGAAAGTAGCTTCAATTTTTTCTACAAACCTCAGCCTTTAAGTATGAGTGCTGGCATTGGGGCCAAACTATACCGGCATGAAGAAAGAAACTCCTGGGATTGGTGGTCCGATTCAAGCTCTAAAAAAAGCCAATCCATTGCTGACAGCCTCTTTCTACGGGTAAATCCTCACTGGGTTTTAGACCAGTATTCTGTAGGTGCCTTTATCAATTTGAACCACAGCATTTCGAGCGAATCTCTGAAGGGGGTTAACGGAAAAATCAATATAGGAATGTCATTTAGCTTCTAG
- a CDS encoding ADP-ribosylglycohydrolase family protein, whose translation MKYFWYSCITASVLSWLSPSVQATSKETSSLRISEAEYQEKVLASWLGQIVGNIYGLSYEFAFIDEPGPDQFPYGYGSSLERVRRYNGAFSDDDTDIEYIYLLAMEKHGTTPRYEDLSKFWTYHIREKVWAANRMALNLMKIGYHPPLTGSEQLNSEWFQIDPQLINEIWAVTSPGMITYASQKSAWAARITNDRFGIEPTIHYGAMYAAAFFEDDVNQLIEIGLQALPGNSRFRETVEYAKQLYRQYPEDWQEARRRIADRYYKNFDYNPESWAALDANLNGACGILALLYGQGDFQKTLDYASGMGFDADNQAATMSGLLGIIHGLKGIPQELLYPLGEQIWSQPFNDQYVNISRYDLPDATISDMALRTAQQGLKVIQKSGGRIIQEKGQRYLEINPGARFIPPLELPAVPPIHVEAFKEFSKAIATHLENTPSYLIRGQLPAGLRFEQGRLLGTPTQLGHFQFTLEARQGKQAAQRDYQIEVHSHNLAPLASSLSISENDLENPGQDIDILRDGKLWNTFYSTNRQESPKTDIYELRWDQSQEIGSFMFRYGRIQEWGGWFTSFDLQYLGAKGQWLSVPGVQWLTPINFDNSPWLKGQFVDHWLRFPLIKTKGLRIVGQAGGLEKDPANQHLGLRYYTNLSEIAVFKH comes from the coding sequence ATGAAATATTTTTGGTATAGCTGTATCACAGCAAGTGTGCTCAGCTGGCTTTCACCATCGGTGCAAGCCACTTCTAAGGAAACGTCATCTCTCAGAATCTCGGAAGCAGAGTACCAGGAGAAGGTACTAGCCTCATGGCTGGGGCAAATTGTTGGCAACATCTACGGCTTGAGTTACGAGTTTGCTTTCATCGATGAACCGGGCCCAGACCAGTTTCCATACGGTTATGGTTCCAGCCTAGAACGAGTACGACGCTACAACGGTGCATTCTCCGATGATGACACCGACATTGAATACATATACCTCCTTGCTATGGAAAAGCACGGCACCACCCCTCGCTATGAGGACCTCAGTAAGTTTTGGACCTACCACATTCGAGAGAAAGTTTGGGCTGCGAATCGGATGGCTCTCAATCTGATGAAAATCGGTTACCACCCGCCTCTTACAGGCTCAGAGCAACTCAATAGCGAATGGTTCCAGATCGACCCACAATTGATCAATGAGATATGGGCTGTTACGTCTCCTGGGATGATAACCTACGCTAGCCAAAAATCGGCCTGGGCCGCACGGATAACCAATGACAGATTTGGAATTGAACCTACAATTCACTATGGTGCCATGTATGCCGCAGCCTTCTTTGAAGACGACGTCAATCAACTCATCGAAATAGGCTTGCAAGCTCTGCCTGGAAACAGCCGCTTTCGTGAAACGGTAGAATATGCTAAGCAGCTTTACCGCCAGTATCCTGAAGATTGGCAAGAAGCCCGGCGTCGCATTGCAGATCGCTACTATAAAAATTTCGACTACAACCCTGAATCCTGGGCTGCTCTGGATGCCAATCTCAATGGAGCCTGCGGGATTTTAGCCCTCCTTTATGGTCAGGGAGACTTCCAAAAAACCCTAGACTATGCCAGCGGCATGGGTTTCGATGCCGATAATCAAGCTGCAACGATGAGCGGATTGCTGGGAATTATCCACGGCCTCAAGGGGATTCCCCAAGAGCTACTTTACCCCTTAGGGGAGCAGATCTGGTCTCAGCCATTCAATGACCAGTATGTAAATATCAGTCGCTACGATTTACCAGACGCTACGATTAGCGACATGGCCCTAAGAACAGCCCAGCAGGGACTTAAAGTTATACAGAAGAGTGGCGGTCGCATCATTCAAGAAAAGGGTCAGCGGTATCTGGAAATCAACCCAGGAGCACGATTCATACCTCCTCTTGAGTTACCAGCGGTGCCACCTATTCACGTGGAGGCATTCAAAGAGTTTTCCAAGGCTATCGCCACTCATCTAGAAAATACCCCAAGTTATTTGATTCGAGGTCAGCTGCCTGCTGGCTTACGATTTGAACAAGGACGTTTGCTAGGGACCCCTACGCAATTGGGTCACTTTCAATTTACCTTAGAGGCGCGACAGGGCAAGCAAGCTGCCCAAAGGGATTATCAGATCGAGGTTCACAGCCACAACCTTGCACCGCTAGCTTCTAGCCTAAGCATCAGTGAAAATGACCTAGAAAACCCAGGCCAAGATATTGATATTTTGCGAGATGGTAAGTTATGGAACACATTTTACTCAACGAATCGCCAAGAGTCTCCCAAAACGGATATCTATGAGCTGCGCTGGGATCAGTCTCAAGAAATCGGTAGCTTCATGTTCCGCTATGGTCGCATTCAGGAGTGGGGCGGCTGGTTCACCAGTTTCGACCTCCAGTACCTCGGCGCCAAAGGCCAGTGGCTTTCTGTTCCAGGGGTTCAGTGGTTAACCCCTATCAACTTCGACAATAGCCCATGGCTAAAAGGACAGTTTGTCGACCACTGGCTTAGATTTCCACTGATCAAGACCAAAGGCCTACGAATTGTTGGTCAGGCAGGAGGCTTGGAAAAAGATCCCGCCAACCAGCACCTTGGCCTTCGCTACTACACAAATCTTAGCGAGATAGCTGTTTTCAAGCATTAG
- a CDS encoding serine hydrolase domain-containing protein yields MKLNRVISLSIILYNLLHIPTLYGQSVIKADLKQKLDQSLSTYVSGERLAGVSSLVVESGNVIYRSAFGYQDREKLIPIEDNTIFRIYSMTKPIVSTALMMLYEEGKFGLDEPIEKYLPEFANPRVYIGSNDAGPIFEAAKSAPTIRQLLSHTAGLSYGFNEDDYVDQEYRDADLFDRNLSLDTFSKKLASLPLAYQPGTKWVYSFSVEIQGRLIEVLSGVPLDRFLAERIFTPLGMEDTDFYAPATKWHRLAKVYRTQETNGIAPATDDEIPFSPFTKKPRLIAGGMGLVSTLDDYRKFCELILGRGRFGKRQLLQSSTIELMAEEQTGLAPLPESAGAEGFGLGFGIDEKFGSRQIFWAGAASTIFSIDLENQIAVIMLTQLVPAEVFTFRDDLLEAIYK; encoded by the coding sequence ATGAAGCTCAATCGAGTTATTTCTCTCAGTATTATCTTGTATAATCTGCTGCATATTCCTACACTCTACGGCCAGTCCGTGATCAAGGCCGATCTAAAACAAAAGCTCGATCAGAGCTTGTCCACTTATGTTTCTGGGGAAAGGTTAGCGGGTGTAAGCTCTCTTGTCGTAGAGTCTGGTAATGTTATATACAGAAGCGCATTTGGCTATCAGGATCGTGAGAAGCTCATCCCCATCGAAGATAACACAATCTTTCGAATTTACTCCATGACAAAGCCAATTGTTTCCACTGCACTGATGATGCTATATGAAGAAGGTAAGTTCGGCCTTGACGAACCGATAGAAAAATATCTTCCTGAATTCGCCAACCCTCGGGTCTATATAGGGAGCAACGATGCAGGCCCAATTTTTGAAGCGGCAAAATCAGCCCCAACAATCAGACAACTCCTTTCTCATACTGCAGGTCTCAGCTATGGCTTCAACGAAGACGACTACGTGGATCAGGAGTACCGAGATGCTGATCTTTTTGATCGTAATTTGAGTCTTGATACCTTTAGCAAGAAGCTTGCCTCATTGCCATTGGCCTACCAGCCTGGAACCAAATGGGTTTACAGCTTCTCGGTTGAAATTCAAGGTCGCTTGATCGAGGTTCTTAGTGGAGTTCCTTTGGATAGATTTCTGGCAGAGAGAATATTTACCCCACTGGGCATGGAAGATACCGACTTCTACGCTCCTGCTACAAAGTGGCATCGCTTGGCAAAAGTCTATCGAACACAGGAAACTAACGGTATCGCTCCTGCAACCGATGACGAGATTCCATTTAGTCCCTTTACTAAAAAACCTCGGTTAATCGCAGGAGGGATGGGCCTTGTCTCCACACTCGACGACTATCGGAAGTTTTGTGAGCTGATTCTAGGTAGAGGGAGATTTGGCAAAAGACAGCTTCTCCAAAGCTCGACTATCGAATTAATGGCCGAGGAACAAACAGGACTGGCTCCATTACCGGAAAGCGCTGGAGCGGAAGGATTCGGTTTGGGGTTTGGTATTGATGAAAAGTTTGGATCGAGGCAGATTTTCTGGGCTGGTGCTGCTAGCACGATCTTTTCTATCGACCTGGAAAATCAGATCGCAGTGATCATGCTTACTCAGCTAGTGCCAGCAGAGGTGTTCACATTTCGGGACGATCTTCTTGAGGCAATTTACAAGTAG